In the Chrysiogenia bacterium genome, CGGAATGATCGTGTGTTCCAGGTATTCAAACTGCTGGGGCTCACGAAAGAACCGGGTTTCGTTGGTCGAGATCAGATCGATCATCTGGATGAGCTCGGCCCCGGTTTCATCCTTTTTCACATACTCGTAGTATTCACCGTATTTGCGGAGCCCCAGCGCACGCAGACGCTTGGCAAGCCGCGCCATGACGAGCGCCTTCTTGTGCGGCGCCAGATTGATCCCCACCTCACTGAAGATCAGATCACGCAACAGGCGAAACTCGCCCTCGGTGATGGGGCGCGGCGCATCAACAAAGGCGGACGGGGCCGGCCCGTCCGCCCTGTTGGACTGCAATGCACTCACGCAGGACTCGCCTCTTCGCTCACGCCTTCAGAGGCGGCTGCTTCGGCTTCATCTTCTTCCTCATCACTGGAGGCTTCGAGTTTCTCGAGATCCGATTCGTCGAGTTCGGAGAGCGCGACGATCTCATCGTTTGAGAGAATCTGGTCGATGTCGAGCAACATGCTCAGCCGCCCGTCGATCTTGCCCATGCCCTTGAGGCACTCCACACGGATGCGTGCACCGAACTCGGGCACTTCCTCGATATCGCTCTCGGCCAGTTCAATGACATCACTGACCCGGTCGCACATGACACCCATCACCGTTCGCTCGGTATCGTCAAGCTGGACTTCCGTAATGACGATGCAGGTCCACTTGCTTACCTGCGTGTGGTCGAGGCCGAACTTCGCCCCAAGGTCCACGACCGGAATGACCGAGCCGCGCAGGTTGATGACGCCGCGAACGTGCCGGGGCGTGGAGGGCACCTTCGTCACCCTCTTGTATTCGATGATTTCCTTGACCCTCAGAATTTCCAGTGCGTATTCCTCGTCTCCGAGAAAGAAGCTCAGGTACTGTGGTCGCTCATTCACTTCGTTCAATGCTTCCATTCAACACCGTCCCTTCTTAAAACGACTGAAAATCGGAATCGTTGTAATGGCTGCTTGATCCGTTGCCGCCGCTCTTGGCTGCGTAAGCGGCAACGACCGCGCCATTTCCTTTACCGTTGGCTTTTCGCGCGGAAGCGCTCGCGCGCTGCTGCTTGCCGCTGAGGCGGAAGAAGGCCATGAGCTGCTGGAGCCCCTCGGCCTGCGAGGAGAGCTCTTCGGCCGTGCTGGCCAATTCCTCGGCGGACGAGGCGTTCGACTGGGTGATCTGCTCCATCTGGGACATGGCCGTCGTCACCTGCGCGACGCCGGTGGCCTGTTCCTGGGAGGCGGCGTTCACCTCGCGCACGAGCTCGGCAGTCTTCTGGATCGAAGGCACGAGCGAGCGGA is a window encoding:
- a CDS encoding protein-glutamate O-methyltransferase CheR, which gives rise to MSALQSNRADGPAPSAFVDAPRPITEGEFRLLRDLIFSEVGINLAPHKKALVMARLAKRLRALGLRKYGEYYEYVKKDETGAELIQMIDLISTNETRFFREPQQFEYLEHTIIPQLKREAAEGRRDRVLRVWSAACSMGHEPYTIAMVLKEHL
- a CDS encoding purine-binding chemotaxis protein CheW, translating into MEALNEVNERPQYLSFFLGDEEYALEILRVKEIIEYKRVTKVPSTPRHVRGVINLRGSVIPVVDLGAKFGLDHTQVSKWTCIVITEVQLDDTERTVMGVMCDRVSDVIELAESDIEEVPEFGARIRVECLKGMGKIDGRLSMLLDIDQILSNDEIVALSELDESDLEKLEASSDEEEDEAEAAASEGVSEEASPA